From the Planktothricoides raciborskii GIHE-MW2 genome, the window TTGGCCTTCCTGTTGGCCTTCCTGTTCGCCAAAGTGCGGGTTGTGAGGAAAAATCCTCAGTGAGTTGCCGGAAATAACATCCCAAAGTCTCATGGTGCGATCCCAACTGGCAGAGAGAGCATACTTGCCATCAGCGCTAACGCAGACGCATTTAACTTCCTGGGTGTGACCGACGAAAGTGTGCAGACATTCGCCGGTGGCTACGGACCAAAGCTTAAAAGTGTGGCGATCGCTAGTGGACAGAAAGAAGCGACCATCGCCGGTAAAACAGACGGACGAAATCAAATTGGTGTGGTTAGGAATCTGGCGAATTAGTCCCATCAGCCCTTCGCCCCCGTAGCCCCGCGAGGAAGATGGGGGGGATGGGGAGGGTGGGGAGGATGGGGGGGATGGGGAGGATGGGGAGGAAAAAGGCTGCGGTAGAGGTTCACCTGAAGTAGTCGCTCCTACGCCTGCCCCTACGCCGCGTTCTAAATTAACCAGATTCAACAAATCATCTACCTGTTGACTATCATAGAAATCCCGGAGAGCTTCCAGCTTACTTATCAAAGTCACGTCATCAATTCGAGCGGTGCGCCAGAGAAACAAGCCCTGATTGTAGACCGACTCTAAATGAGCGGGGTTAATTTCCAGAGCCTTATCCCACAGTTGGAGAGCGCGAGGGAAAAAGCCCAAGTCTAGGGAACACAATGCTTTATTGTTGAGAGATGCCAGATAGTAGGTGGGATTTCGTTCCTTAGCCCAACTGACAAAATTATATGTACAGGTATGTTTACAGGGATAGGCAACCCCAGTAGAGAGCAGATAGATTTTTTCTAACTCTGAG encodes:
- a CDS encoding PT domain-containing protein, whose product is MGSHHETLGCYFRQLTEDFSSQPALWRTGRPTGRPTGRPTGRPTGRPTGRPTGNLYHSSQCQRGFRPLQ